The following are encoded together in the Anaerostipes caccae L1-92 genome:
- a CDS encoding LysM peptidoglycan-binding domain-containing protein, with protein sequence MKTLKIKVLITVLFIVTILGIAGAVVAESRQVAGAADGREKYFTSIRIKKGDSLWSIAKSRISEEYSSIGEYVEEVCETNHIYDGEIKEGMYLVVPYYK encoded by the coding sequence ATGAAAACACTGAAGATAAAAGTTTTGATCACAGTCTTATTTATTGTTACGATTTTGGGTATCGCCGGTGCTGTTGTGGCGGAGAGCCGGCAGGTGGCGGGGGCTGCCGACGGCAGAGAGAAGTATTTTACCAGTATCCGGATTAAAAAAGGGGACAGTCTTTGGAGTATAGCAAAAAGCCGTATATCGGAGGAATACAGTTCTATTGGTGAGTATGTGGAAGAAGTATGCGAGACCAACCATATCTATGACGGGGAGATCAAAGAAGGTATGTACCTGGTTGTCCCATATTACAAATGA
- a CDS encoding N-acetylmuramoyl-L-alanine amidase: MNNLKKSIAYLSIMMLTAATIPASTVNAASVPKAGKYYTLKIAGKKQKKKCRNVKVNGKTVKTYAPGFSRANTSMYSAYWLFKKQKSLGVSYSYSSKTKKVTLKRGSKSVVMTLDSMYAYVNGKKTKMPTPARKVYSYAKKKNYIYVPGAFCAKNLGHSYKWSGSQKSGLITTKKLPSTNTGGSSNSGASSSSGTSSITPGTRITASASNYSVRIKKPKGLASSAISTSDDYDNRRLIIKVKGNYKTHFSSSSNRYIKTDKYFRSYTVTYSGGYTNIYIRPRKDVIKAYAVSQTSDYIYIKYDSPKKIYNRIVVLDAGHGGSDSGATGNGLREKDLTLKIVKSAKSYFDKNSGYKVYYTRLSDWYPSLSYRSDLANNVGADRFISVHINSATPSAHGTETLYNSKGYKSTSGLTSYNWSNKIHGYVRPATGFTNRGLKNRTGLAVLRNTKTASSLTEIGFISNKTEAKKMKSNTGTYGKAVYNAIVNSFSTYPSKR, encoded by the coding sequence ATGAATAATTTAAAAAAATCTATCGCTTATTTATCAATTATGATGCTGACAGCAGCTACGATCCCTGCATCCACCGTAAACGCAGCCTCTGTACCAAAAGCAGGCAAGTATTATACACTAAAGATTGCAGGAAAAAAGCAGAAAAAGAAATGCCGAAATGTAAAAGTCAACGGCAAAACAGTAAAAACCTATGCCCCCGGATTCTCCCGGGCCAACACTTCTATGTATTCAGCATACTGGCTATTTAAAAAACAGAAAAGCTTAGGGGTGTCTTACAGCTATTCGTCTAAAACAAAAAAAGTTACGCTGAAACGTGGAAGTAAATCTGTTGTCATGACACTCGACAGCATGTATGCCTATGTAAACGGGAAAAAGACAAAGATGCCTACTCCGGCAAGGAAAGTATATTCTTACGCAAAGAAAAAGAATTATATCTATGTGCCAGGGGCGTTCTGTGCAAAGAACTTAGGCCACAGTTACAAATGGAGCGGTTCACAGAAAAGCGGCCTGATAACAACGAAGAAACTGCCTTCCACTAATACAGGGGGCAGTTCAAATTCAGGAGCCTCCTCTTCCTCTGGTACTTCAAGTATCACTCCCGGGACAAGGATCACTGCTTCTGCATCTAACTACAGTGTGAGGATAAAAAAGCCAAAAGGGCTTGCGTCATCTGCCATCTCAACCTCGGACGATTACGATAACCGCAGGCTGATCATTAAGGTAAAGGGCAACTATAAGACACACTTTAGCTCCAGTTCCAACCGCTACATAAAAACGGACAAGTACTTCCGTTCCTATACGGTCACATACAGCGGCGGCTATACGAATATCTATATCCGTCCGAGAAAAGACGTGATAAAGGCTTATGCAGTCTCACAGACGTCCGACTATATCTATATAAAGTATGATTCACCGAAGAAGATATATAACCGTATCGTCGTGTTGGATGCGGGCCACGGAGGATCTGATTCCGGAGCTACCGGAAACGGGCTCAGGGAAAAGGATCTGACACTTAAAATCGTCAAGTCTGCCAAATCATACTTTGACAAGAATTCCGGATATAAAGTCTACTACACACGGCTGTCCGACTGGTACCCATCTTTGTCATACCGCTCAGATCTGGCAAACAATGTAGGGGCTGACCGTTTTATCAGTGTCCACATAAACTCAGCGACTCCTTCCGCCCACGGGACGGAGACTCTCTATAACTCCAAAGGTTATAAGTCAACCTCAGGTCTTACCAGCTACAACTGGTCAAACAAGATTCATGGATATGTACGGCCTGCCACAGGCTTTACGAACCGTGGACTTAAAAACAGGACTGGACTGGCTGTCCTGAGAAATACAAAGACTGCTTCCAGCCTTACAGAAATCGGCTTCATCTCTAACAAGACAGAAGCAAAAAAAATGAAAAGCAATACTGGTACTTATGGAAAAGCCGTGTACAACGCTATCGTAAACTCTTTTTCTACATATCCGAGCAAACGATAA
- the lexA gene encoding transcriptional repressor LexA, giving the protein MSKQKLSPKQEQILEYIKSQILEKGYPPAVREICAAVSLKSTSSVHSHLESLESKGYIRRDPTKPRAIEIIDDDFQLTRREVVNIPIVGTVTAGEPIIATENVEDYFPMLPEFIGSKNTFILHVKGDSMINIGIYDGDMVIVEETPSAENNDIVVALIEDSATVKRFFKEDGHYRLQPENDFMDPIIVDEVSILGKVIGLYRSMS; this is encoded by the coding sequence ATGAGCAAACAAAAGCTGAGCCCAAAACAAGAACAAATCTTAGAATATATAAAATCTCAGATACTGGAAAAGGGATATCCGCCCGCAGTCCGTGAGATTTGTGCCGCTGTCAGTCTGAAGTCCACATCTTCCGTTCATTCCCATCTGGAGTCTTTAGAGAGCAAGGGCTATATTCGAAGAGATCCGACGAAGCCAAGAGCCATTGAGATCATAGACGATGACTTCCAGCTCACGAGACGCGAGGTAGTGAACATTCCTATAGTGGGAACCGTCACTGCAGGAGAGCCGATCATCGCTACTGAGAACGTTGAAGACTACTTTCCCATGCTTCCTGAGTTTATTGGCTCCAAAAACACCTTTATTCTCCATGTGAAAGGCGACAGCATGATCAACATCGGCATCTATGACGGTGACATGGTGATCGTCGAGGAAACTCCTTCCGCTGAGAATAACGATATCGTCGTAGCCCTCATAGAAGATTCCGCCACCGTCAAACGATTCTTCAAGGAAGACGGGCATTACCGCCTTCAGCCGGAAAACGATTTTATGGACCCGATCATTGTAGATGAAGTTTCTATATTAGGAAAGGTTATCGGCCTTTACCGCAGCATGTCATGA
- a CDS encoding N-acetylmuramoyl-L-alanine amidase, with protein sequence MNRKTLLCFGLSALMLASSIHPASAISAGTKFKVQYTHNKKTYTKKALNARYNNTVIKTNMPGFLDGSTSMYSAYWIFGRCKSLGTSYKYTSKTKKITLKRGSKTVVMTLNSKKATLNGKSFTLPAAPRKVRYVKKKKNYIMVPGQTVAGKLGISYTWNNRLLSGVMKASSSSSPSSGTPSAQAPSASQTTAPKTKITAGSGNYSIRLKKPSGLSSSAVTSEDDYWNKRLILNINGNYKTHFSSSANRNIKDSLTYSVSYTGGKTKIYLKTSSIKGFSITQDSNYIYVKYAAPKSMFSRVIVVDAGHGGSDPGAIGNGLQEKNMTLSIVQKTKYYFDRNANYKVYYTRLSDWYPSLSERYQMANNVGADRFVSVHINDVGKISYSAKGTETLYNPKGGKAPSPYSSLTGKALASDVHKKIRSATGFTDRGLKQRVPGVNGVAVLTYSKTAATLGEVGFISNPTEASSMKNNYTKIGKAFYDGILASF encoded by the coding sequence ATGAATCGAAAAACACTTCTGTGCTTTGGCCTGTCAGCATTGATGCTTGCCTCAAGCATCCATCCTGCTTCTGCCATCAGCGCGGGGACAAAATTTAAAGTACAATATACACACAACAAAAAAACCTACACAAAGAAAGCTCTGAACGCAAGATATAATAACACAGTCATTAAAACAAACATGCCCGGCTTTCTGGACGGATCTACTTCTATGTATTCTGCCTACTGGATTTTTGGCAGGTGCAAATCTCTTGGTACTTCATATAAATATACAAGCAAAACGAAAAAAATTACTCTGAAAAGAGGCAGCAAGACGGTTGTCATGACTTTGAACAGCAAGAAAGCTACTTTAAACGGTAAATCATTCACTCTTCCGGCTGCCCCCAGAAAAGTCCGTTATGTGAAAAAAAAGAAAAACTATATCATGGTACCCGGACAGACTGTGGCCGGAAAGCTGGGCATCTCATACACCTGGAACAACCGGCTCTTGTCCGGAGTGATGAAGGCATCTTCTTCGTCTTCTCCCTCATCCGGAACACCATCCGCCCAAGCACCGTCTGCCTCACAGACCACGGCACCGAAGACAAAAATAACCGCAGGCAGCGGCAATTATTCCATACGTTTAAAAAAACCGTCGGGCCTGTCATCCTCAGCAGTTACTTCAGAAGATGATTATTGGAACAAACGGCTTATCTTAAATATCAACGGCAATTATAAAACCCATTTTTCCTCTTCTGCCAACCGGAATATAAAAGACAGCCTGACCTATTCTGTATCTTACACAGGAGGAAAGACCAAGATCTACCTGAAGACAAGCTCTATCAAAGGATTCAGCATTACACAGGATTCTAATTATATCTATGTGAAATATGCTGCCCCGAAATCTATGTTCTCAAGGGTTATTGTCGTAGATGCCGGACATGGTGGCAGCGATCCGGGAGCCATTGGAAACGGTCTTCAGGAAAAAAACATGACACTCTCCATCGTACAGAAAACGAAATATTACTTTGATCGGAATGCCAATTATAAAGTCTACTATACGAGACTGTCTGACTGGTATCCGTCTCTTTCGGAGAGGTATCAGATGGCAAACAACGTAGGTGCAGACCGCTTTGTCAGTGTTCATATCAACGATGTAGGCAAAATCAGTTATTCAGCAAAAGGTACCGAAACACTCTATAACCCAAAAGGCGGAAAAGCTCCTTCCCCGTACAGCAGTCTGACCGGCAAAGCCCTGGCCAGTGATGTACATAAGAAAATCAGAAGTGCCACCGGTTTTACAGACCGCGGTTTAAAGCAAAGAGTCCCCGGAGTAAACGGAGTCGCTGTCCTGACTTATTCCAAAACTGCGGCAACTCTCGGAGAAGTAGGGTTCATATCCAACCCTACGGAGGCGTCCTCCATGAAAAACAATTATACAAAGATCGGAAAGGCATTTTATGATGGAATCCTGGCTTCCTTTTAG